Proteins encoded in a region of the Vitis riparia cultivar Riparia Gloire de Montpellier isolate 1030 chromosome 7, EGFV_Vit.rip_1.0, whole genome shotgun sequence genome:
- the LOC117918160 gene encoding protein FAR1-RELATED SEQUENCE 5-like: protein MRRSEIKDGDAEAALAYLCGKAEMDSSFFYKFNIDEESRLANLFWADSTARMDYACFGDVLAFDTTYRTNAYKKPLVVLVGVNHHHQTVVFGCALLIDESVGTYEWVLETFLEAMMNKKLISVVIDGDKAMRKAIKKLLPDTCHRLCSWHLQRNAFTNVHIKDFSSIFARCMFMRGNEAEFEKVWHEMVANLGLNENRWVTEIYGKRKRWAEAYLRGNFFGGMRTTQRCESMNAYLNRFLKIRLRLYEFVQQFDRAIMRIRQNEAKAEFESNNSSPVLSTKLSIIENHAATVYTKESFLKFREEMKNAELFFVVGLGMLGEHLSNDRSDMYIDCGELNNLKITMECACADSRISAT, encoded by the exons atgcgtagaaGTGAAATTAAAGACGGTGATGCAGAAGCGGCATTGGCTTATTTGTGTGGAAAGGCAGAAatggattcttcatttttttataaattcaacatTGATGAAGAAAGTCGACTAGCAAATTTGTTTTGGGCTGATTCAACTGCTCGAATGGATTATGCGTGTTTTGGAGATGTCCTAGCATTTGACACAACCTATAGGACAAATGCCTATAAAAAGCCTCTAGTAGTGTTGGTCGGTGTTAATCATCACCACCAAACTGTTGTATTTGGTTGTGCATTATTGATAGATGAAAGTGTTGGGACATATGAATGGGTGTTGGAGACATTTCTTGAGGCAATGATGAATAAGAAACTCATATCTGTTGTAATCGATGGGGATAAAGCTATGCGTAAGGCAATCAAAAAACTATTACCCGATACGTGTCATCGATTGTGTTCATGGCATTTGCAACGAAATGCATTCACGAATGTGCatattaaggatttctcaagcATATTTGCAAGGTGCATGTTCATGCGTGGGAATGAAGCAGAATTTGAAAAGGTTTGGCATGAAATGGTTGCAAATTTGGGACTTAATGAGAATCGTTGGGTGACCGAGATATATGGGAAACGTAAAAGATGGGCAGAGGCGTATTTACGTGGAAATTTCTTTGGAGGGATGAGAACCACACaaaggtgtgagagtatgaatgcatatctaaatagattcttaaaaattCGTTTGCGACTGTATGAGTTTGTACAACAATTTGATAGAGCCATAATGAGAATACGGCAAAACGAGGCAAAGGCAGAGTTCGAGTCGAACAATTCTTCACCAGTGCTTTCGACCAAACTATccataattgaaaatcatgctGCGACGGTATACACGAAAGAATCTTTCCTTAAATTTCGTGAGGAGATGAAGAATGCAGAGTTATTCTTTGTGGTAGGTCTT GGAATGTTAGGGGAGCATTTGTCGAATGACCGATCTGACATGTACATAGATTGTGGTGAACTTAATAAT CTGAAAATAACAATGGAATGTGCATGTGCAGATAGCAGGATTTCAGcaacatga
- the LOC117919267 gene encoding ubiquitin-like-specific protease 1A → MILYGSPQPFFDRKTSIVSKYISELDDCEKLFIPMHDDCPGHWYLCVIDFKDFDIQILDSLRSKSRDEFRFKSVKKVVEFCQTFFKLYDIGKDVFQFSIDWAPSIPTQDNGWDCGVHVIRHMQRFKNGDSMTISDFCNSAKIRREIACDLVLHEGNREKQTIVAIVCTKTSTRAMKKLLL, encoded by the exons ATGATTTTGTACGGGAGTCCTCAACCTTTTTTCGATAGAAAAACATCCATCGTGAGTAAGTACATTAGCGAATTGGATGATTGCGAGAAG CTATTTATTCCAATGCATGACGATTGCCCTGGTCATTGGTATCTGTGCGTCATTGACTTCAAAGACTTTgatatccaaattttggattcattacgATCGAAGAGTCGGGACGAGTTCCGGTTTAAGAGTGTGAAAAAAGTG gttgaattttgtCAGACGTTCTTCAAACTGTATGACATAGGGAAAGATGTCTTCCAATTCTCCATTGATTGGGCTCCTTCCATTCCGACCCAAGATAATGG gtGGGACTGTGGAGTGCATGTCATTAGACATATGCAGAGATTCAAAAATGGTGATTCGATGACGATATCCGATTTTTGTAATTCTGCTAAAATACGTCGAGAAATAGCATGTGATTTAGTTTTACACGagggaaatagagaaaaacaaaccattgtGGCTATTGTTTGTACAAAGACGTCGACACgagcaatgaaaaaattattattatga